The Cylindrospermum stagnale PCC 7417 genome segment TCCAGGTGCAGACAAACCACAGTAATAATCTAAATATGCTTCGATATGGCTATTGATTGAATTATTTTCTTGAGTCCAGAAACGTTGAATGCAGCAATAAAACTTTACATACTAAGATGTAATTGTCCTATCAAGGGTTAATTGTCAACATTTCATAATATCTTCCATCCAATGTACATAACTAATTTGTTGACACATACAGGCTTGTAAATAGCGGAATTTATCTAATATTTTTTCACCCCATTGTTTAGGAACAGATACAAGTTGTAAAATCAGATAAGCAATGAGACTTGCATAGATTTGTATGGTAATACCATTAACATTTTTGGTAATTAATTTATCAAGTTTTAGGTGCATCTTTAAAAATTTCCATAACAATTCAACTCCCCACCTTAAGCGATAAATATCTCTAATATCATCATCTCTAACTGCTGCATCTCCATTAGTTGGTAAATTAGTGACTAAGCGAAATTCAGTTCTCGTTTCTAAATCACAAAAATTAATCACTCTATAAGCTTGTGCATCTGTTGATGAGCCAATTTTTACCAGTCCATTTTCTGATTCAAATTCTAACTTCCAATTATTTTTAATCCGTAACACAAAGTATTTATTTTCTTGAACTAGTTCTTGAATAAAATTTAAACCTGCAAAGCCCCTATCCATTACTCCAACAGCATCTGCTGGCAAATTAGACATCATCTTTGAGCCAAATTTATAATCATGATTATGACCAAAGTTGATGAAATTATCTTCTGGACTTCCTGTAGCAAGATTTAGGGAACTAAACAGTTTAACTTGATGATAATCCAGAATCCATAACAGCTTACTTGTCAATGTAATAATTGTTGAATCAATTGGACATATTGCATATTTATTGTGTAACTTCTTCTGGACTTTATTCTGGACTAATTGATTTAATTGATGATAAATCTTCTGGAATACTTCTTGACTTCGATGAGTGTTAGCTTTGGAAAACGTGGAAATATCTACATCAAATCCTGTATTGTTTAATCGTTTAAATAAATCCCTCATACTCGTTAAGCTATTATCCAGGGCATAAGCTAACCAACACTCGACAAAAAGACGGCTGTTCAAAACAGGATAATCATTTTTTGGTAGCCCTCCCAGGATATTTTTGACAATCTTGGGAAATGAATTTATAATCATCGTTAATCGAAATATTTTAATCCTTTGCCCAAAATCTAACATATTTTGGGCTATTCTTATCGGAATTTTCTTAACATTCAACACTTCTGTCTTGAGTCATATTTTCCTTTATTAGCTGGGAATGCTTAATTCAAAGCCTCTCTCCGCTTCGGAGAGAGGTTTGGAGAGAGGTCTTTCAGCAAATTTTTAAACATTCTAAACATCCTCTAACAACCTACATCTAAAATCACTCAAACACAGACAGTCATAATTCAGAAATCCCTCGTTCCCATGCTCTATCTGGAAACCCATATCTAGAGCCTATGCCTCTATAATACAGGAGGTAGAACCTCCAAGAAGGCATTCCCAGCCAGAGACTGGGAACAAGATAAGATAATCCTGTTAATCCTGAAATCCTAAAAATCCTGATTCAGACGTTTTGATTGTATTTGATGATGTAGTCGAAAAAAAAGCCCGCATCTTGCGGACTTGCTTTATCTCAATAATCTACCGATTACTTCACAATCTGATTATTCGAGGTGTAATAAACCTTACTACCTGTATCTGGAACAAAATGACAGTTGATAGCAGAACGCCATAAAGACTTCCAAATTGGTTCTTCAGATTTATGGAAGTAGTCACCCATAATCGGTTTAATCGCCTCAGTTGCTTTCAGCAAATTGTAGTGAGGGATATTGAGGAAAATGTGGTGAGCAACGTGAGTACCGATATCGTGATGAATGTGATTGACCAAACCGTAATCTCGGTCAATGCTAGAAATAGCACCTTTCAAAAAAGACCATTCTTCGCCACGATACCAGGCAATTCCAGGCTCAGTGTGGTGCAAAAACGTCACCAAGTCTAGCCAAATGATAAACACAATGTAGGGTACAGCATAGTTTTTGATAAACCATAAGAAACCCCATTGATAGGTGAGGAAACCCAACAAACCTACCATGCAAATCAAAAGTGCAGTACTGGTGAGAACATCCCATTTTTCAGATGGTTTGAACAGCGGGCTACTGGGTGAAAAGTGGGAGCCTTGTTTACCCGGAGAACGCTGAAACAAATACACCGGATAAGCGAATAAGAAAGCATAAAATCGCCCTACTTTTTGCAAAAAGGGCATCTCGTTGTATTCTGATTCAGAGATAGGATACCAGCTTTCATCGTTCTCTAAACTGCCAGTATTTTTGTGGTGGGTTCTGTGGCTAATACGCCAACCGTGATAAGGAACGAGGATGGGTGTGTGGGTAAGATGTCCAACTAAATCATTGAGCCATTTATGCTTAGAAAAAGATTGGTGTCCGCAGTCGTGACCAACTACAAACAAAGCCCAAAACATTGTGCCTTGCATTAGCCAGAAAACCGGCCAGAAATACCAAGAATCCAGATAATTAGCAACTGCATACAGCAACCCGACAATCAGGATGTCACGAAAGCAGTAATATAGTGATTTTGCCACATTGGGCTGAAAACATTCAGCGGGGATTGCAGCTTTTAAATCCTGAAGGGTAAAGGGTAGTTTACCTGTATTCTCAGATGATTCAAAGCTATCAGGCTGGTTCAGATTGATTGTATTTGATTGCACTAGATTCTTTTTGTTCGATATAGCAAGGTAGTCACACTTGAAATGATGCACAGCTTTGGTTATTTCTGAGAATTTCCCTAAACTGTACATAGATATCTAGCAATTTAATTAATATAGAGAATTGCCAGATATTCTGGAAAAAGGATGAAAGCTGAAGGATAAATAATGGTGACATATATTCATACTTCATGCTTCATGCTTTTTTATTGCTCTGCGTAATATTCTTTGAAAGACTTATAGCCAACATCAGTTGTATACAGTTGACACTGGTCTGTAATTTCTTTCATTAAAGACCAAGAGAACTGACATTCATCATGCAAATAATCTCCCCAATTTTCTTTGATGCTGTTGTAAGCTAACCGCAAATTATAAGAAGGAATGGCAGTAGAGATGTGGTGAGGGACGTGGACATTGATATCGTGGCAAAGAAATTCTACCCAAGCAGGGTAATCGCAATGAATTGTACCAGATAGTTGTGCTAAAGCTTCGTTCCATTTGTCAGCTACTTTAAAAGGAACATCGGCAGCAGTATGGTGAACTATGGTAAAGGTACTCATCCAAAAATGGTATCCCAGCCAGGGTATAACCCAAAATTTGACAAATCCCCAGATACCAGTTGTCGCAATGAGAGTGGGGAAAACAACTGCTGCAAACAGAGCAACCACAGCCACAGAAAGCTTGATACTCGATTGGTCTTTGGTTTTGAAATTCCGCCAATCAAAATGCACAACTGCCCAATGTCCAACTGAACCAACCCACCAGAGGCGGTTACTGATGAATCCCTCATAGGCAAACTGCCTAGTTTTATCCCAAAGAGAAAAAACTTCTGGTCTAATGGGGTGCCAAGCGTTATCCTCATCCAGCTTGTTAGTGTGTTTATGGTGATAGTTATGTTTAATCCGCCAACTGTGGAAGGGGTAAATCAAGGGCATCATGAACAGGTGTCCTACCAAATCATTTACCCAGCGACGTTTGGCAAATGAACGATGACCGCAATCATGACCAATTACAAAAAAACCTGTTAAAGCAGTCCCTGTAAAAATCCAAGCTAGGGGTAAGAGATACCAAGGGGCAATTGCCAAGAAAAAGTAGGATAAGGCAACCATGAAGACGCTAGCTAGCGCTCTTGTCCAGGCTTTGCGTTTATTCTGCTGAAAACATTCCTTTGGTAGGCTTTTGATAATATCTTTTAGCCTCAGGTCGGAATTACCAAGGTCTGTAGAGGTACGATTAATCTCGTCTCTACCAAATGTTTCGTTTTTAATTGATGTAGTAGTCATGAATACCTGAAAAACGGCAAAATGTTTCACCAAGTCACTCAGGAAAGTGGCTTGTCGCAAAGTTTTGTAACATTAATGTTTCGGATTATATCAACTTTCTAAGCTACCACAGCACATGTGTAAATATTTATTTTTTGATTTATTTTTTGCGACCCGTTTCCGAATTGGCGCATAGATATTTTAGTTACTGGAGAAAATTAATCAAGGGTATCTGGAAGACCTCTCTCTAAATCTCTCTCCTACAAGGAGAGAGACTTTGAATTTTTTCGATTAGAGCGTCGGGAAGGAGGTTAGGGAGTTAGGTTTTTCGTGGGCTGGTCTACTACATGACTTGAAAAGTCAGCAAGATTCACAAGCAAAGAGTCAATAGCCCACAGTCAATGATTTATTGACTATATGACTATTGACTATATAAATATTAACTTTGGAGTTACTGCTTTCTCTCTGCTAGCTTGACATTCGTAGCTAGACCTAGTAATTGCAGTACTTGAATTGTCATCCAAGTTAAATCGATTTCCCACCATTCCAGCCCATGACGAGCTGAGTATTGAAAGGCATGGTGGTTATTGTGCCAGCCTTCGCCAAAAACGAGTACGGCTACCCACCAGCAGTTTGTTGAATGATCACCTGAATCATGGGTGCGATAGCCAAATTTGTGGGTAGCGCTGTTCACTAACCAGGTGCAGTGGTAAACCCAGACGATGCGGGCAAAAATTCCCCAAACAACGAAAGACCAGCCACCCAAGAGCAATAGTCCAATACCCAAAGCTACTTGGATGAGAATGAAATATTTTTGTAAAAACTGATAGACTGGGTCTTCGGAAATATCTTTGGTAAAACGAGGAACATCTGCTTGAGCGGGTGAGTGATAGACCAGCCAACCCATATGGCTCCACCAGAAGCCTTTATTGGAATCATGGGGGTCACTACCAGTATCTGAATGTAAGTGATGAAGGCGATGTATACCCACCCACTCGATTGGCCCGCCTTGACAGGAAAGTGTCCCGAAGAGAACCAAGAGATACTCTAGCCACTTGGGCGTTTGAAAACTGCGATGGGTGACAAGACGGTGAAATCCTAGGGTGATTCCTAAACCGCCGGTGATCCAGTAAAGCAATAAAGCTACACCAACTGCATTCCAGCTAAAGTTACTAGGAAGAAGGGCAAACAAAGCTCCAATGTGTAGTGCAGCGAAAAATAGGGTGTTAACCCAGTTAAGTTGAGGTTTTGTTGAGGTAGCAATTGTCATGCATTAACCTGAATAGGAATTGTTCAGCCTAAGGGTGCGCGATCCTAAAATCCGCATATCTAAATTTTTTTTTGAAAGGGGAACTGATGAACAGCTTGGAACAGATGCAGCAAGCAGAACAGGCACTGTTAGAAATTTTTTCTGTAATTGACACACAGGTTAAGCATAATCTTAAACGAGTGCTAGATGCTTTTCGTAATCACCGTGTAGGTACACACCATTTTGCTGGTGTAAGTGGTTATGGTCACGATGATTTAGGGCGAGAAACTTTAGATAAAGTTTTTGCTGAGGTGATGGGTGCCGAAGCTGCGGCGGTGCGAGTGCAGTTTGTTTCAGGAACGCATGCGATCGCTTGTGCTTTATTTGGTGTACTCCGTCCTGGAGATGAAATGTTAGCAGTAGTTGGTTCTCCCTACGATACGCTCGAAGAAGTGATTGGTTTACGGGGTCAAGGACAAGGCTCCTTAATCGAGTTTGGCATAAATTACCGACAATTGGAGCTAACTCCTGAAGGAACCATAGATTGGCAAGGTTTAAGCAACAGTATTGCTGATAACACTCGTTTAGTATTAATTCAACGCTCTTGTGGCTATTCTTGGCGTCCCAGCTTATCAATTGCCGATATCGAAAAGATTGTCCATTTAGTCAAACAGCAAAACCCTAACACCGTTTGCTTTGTAGACAACTGCTACGGCGAATTTATTGAAACCCAGGAACCGACAAATGTTGGTGCTGATTTAATGGCGGGTTCATTGATTAAAAATCCTGGTGGGACGATTGTTAGCGCTGGTGGTTATGTTGCTGGACGTGCTGACTTAGTGGAAGCCGCAGCCTGTCGCTTGACTGCTCCGGGAATTGGTAGTTATGGTGGTGCAACTTTTGACCAAAATCGCC includes the following:
- a CDS encoding acyl-CoA desaturase → MTIATSTKPQLNWVNTLFFAALHIGALFALLPSNFSWNAVGVALLLYWITGGLGITLGFHRLVTHRSFQTPKWLEYLLVLFGTLSCQGGPIEWVGIHRLHHLHSDTGSDPHDSNKGFWWSHMGWLVYHSPAQADVPRFTKDISEDPVYQFLQKYFILIQVALGIGLLLLGGWSFVVWGIFARIVWVYHCTWLVNSATHKFGYRTHDSGDHSTNCWWVAVLVFGEGWHNNHHAFQYSARHGLEWWEIDLTWMTIQVLQLLGLATNVKLAERKQ
- a CDS encoding fatty acid desaturase, which translates into the protein MTTTSIKNETFGRDEINRTSTDLGNSDLRLKDIIKSLPKECFQQNKRKAWTRALASVFMVALSYFFLAIAPWYLLPLAWIFTGTALTGFFVIGHDCGHRSFAKRRWVNDLVGHLFMMPLIYPFHSWRIKHNYHHKHTNKLDEDNAWHPIRPEVFSLWDKTRQFAYEGFISNRLWWVGSVGHWAVVHFDWRNFKTKDQSSIKLSVAVVALFAAVVFPTLIATTGIWGFVKFWVIPWLGYHFWMSTFTIVHHTAADVPFKVADKWNEALAQLSGTIHCDYPAWVEFLCHDINVHVPHHISTAIPSYNLRLAYNSIKENWGDYLHDECQFSWSLMKEITDQCQLYTTDVGYKSFKEYYAEQ
- a CDS encoding aminotransferase class I/II-fold pyridoxal phosphate-dependent enzyme, translating into MNSLEQMQQAEQALLEIFSVIDTQVKHNLKRVLDAFRNHRVGTHHFAGVSGYGHDDLGRETLDKVFAEVMGAEAAAVRVQFVSGTHAIACALFGVLRPGDEMLAVVGSPYDTLEEVIGLRGQGQGSLIEFGINYRQLELTPEGTIDWQGLSNSIADNTRLVLIQRSCGYSWRPSLSIADIEKIVHLVKQQNPNTVCFVDNCYGEFIETQEPTNVGADLMAGSLIKNPGGTIVSAGGYVAGRADLVEAAACRLTAPGIGSYGGATFDQNRLLFQGLFLAPQMVGEAMKGTYLTGYVFDKLGYPVNPAPLAPRGDVIQAIKLGSAKKLIAFCKAIQQHSPIGSYLDPIPDDMPGYESQVVMAGGTFIEGSTLELSADGPLREPYVVYCQGGTHWTHVAIALQAAIEAIGPA
- a CDS encoding fatty acid desaturase, which gives rise to MQSNTINLNQPDSFESSENTGKLPFTLQDLKAAIPAECFQPNVAKSLYYCFRDILIVGLLYAVANYLDSWYFWPVFWLMQGTMFWALFVVGHDCGHQSFSKHKWLNDLVGHLTHTPILVPYHGWRISHRTHHKNTGSLENDESWYPISESEYNEMPFLQKVGRFYAFLFAYPVYLFQRSPGKQGSHFSPSSPLFKPSEKWDVLTSTALLICMVGLLGFLTYQWGFLWFIKNYAVPYIVFIIWLDLVTFLHHTEPGIAWYRGEEWSFLKGAISSIDRDYGLVNHIHHDIGTHVAHHIFLNIPHYNLLKATEAIKPIMGDYFHKSEEPIWKSLWRSAINCHFVPDTGSKVYYTSNNQIVK
- a CDS encoding IS4 family transposase, producing MIINSFPKIVKNILGGLPKNDYPVLNSRLFVECWLAYALDNSLTSMRDLFKRLNNTGFDVDISTFSKANTHRSQEVFQKIYHQLNQLVQNKVQKKLHNKYAICPIDSTIITLTSKLLWILDYHQVKLFSSLNLATGSPEDNFINFGHNHDYKFGSKMMSNLPADAVGVMDRGFAGLNFIQELVQENKYFVLRIKNNWKLEFESENGLVKIGSSTDAQAYRVINFCDLETRTEFRLVTNLPTNGDAAVRDDDIRDIYRLRWGVELLWKFLKMHLKLDKLITKNVNGITIQIYASLIAYLILQLVSVPKQWGEKILDKFRYLQACMCQQISYVHWMEDIMKC